A window of Gallus gallus isolate bGalGal1 chromosome 3, bGalGal1.mat.broiler.GRCg7b, whole genome shotgun sequence genomic DNA:
caatccaggccattctatgattctatgaagtctTGGTATAAAGAGGGCTTTGAACTGAAAGGATAGCTCAATTACACTGAATTTAGTTACTGATTAATAATCAGTACCATCTTTGGTTCTTGGCAGAAAAGCTTTTGGCATTTCTCAGCAGGAAGAACCTGACCTTTGTCATCATCAACAAAAGTGGAACCAACTCACATCTCTTCCTGTTCACAAACTTGTCGATATTTTGTTACTTAtcttcaaaacacaaagctgACATTCTAAGCAACCATTTTTCATTCAACAAAGAGAATATAATACACTAAATTCATTGTTTGGTGGTATGAAGTAATAGCACAACTGCAGCCTTATAGTCCAAGGGCATGGGCTAAACAAGAACTGTAGGCAAAGTCTCACTAGACAAGctagaaaaagcaaaaagttttAGTTATATGCACCCTTTATCCAGAACTCAGGTATATGACAGCACCTCTGCAGGTAGTTCACACACGGCCGCTCCTAACTAATCATTTACTGCATGAAAATAATGACTTCTTGACAAAATAAGAAATTGCGAGGGACTGTGTGTTCAAAATCATGTTTTATTGATGTATTTTAATTGTGTAACTCCTTGCAAAGATACACTTTATAAATTATGGAACAAGTATAGCTCTTCCCACAGCTCTTTCACACTTTAGTCCTCGAGTCCAGGTTAGTACTTTGAAATGAGATGTTCAAAGGTAAATTATGCAAAATGGCTTAAAAAAACTACACTAAAAAGCTTCAATTCTTTCAGAATCCAAGACACATATGATAATAAGCAGTATAACAGTGTCTGCACTACACCCCCAAGCAATATatgcaggagaagcagcataCAGTACCTGCACCAAATCTCAAGGTACACTTCATGATTAGCAGTACACAGCACCTGAACATCTACAGCAGCCTCAAAATTTATCTTAGTACAACAAATGCTCAAAGGATTTACAGCATCTGTAGCAAGGTTAGATGAAGGATTATAACACATTAGAAACACGTTCAAgtgagctctgcctgcctgtgcaaTCAGACCTTGCCACTGCACAAGCAGCACACACAAGCATTTTACCAGTGCTCTGTGACAATCCCCAAGCAGAGCCACATATCCTACCAACTCTACTActcactgcccacatccctctcCTTTTTATGTCCATGTTGTTGAGAAGGCAGGCTCCGCCAACTCGTATCAAGATCAAATTACTTTTATGATCAACTGGCATCACTGCATTGGTGGAGATGCACCTCTGCATTTAAATGTTATACTTCATGACTCCCTGCCcttgattgtttttcttcttaaggtTGATGTTGACATAAAGCCAGATCTTGaaggcaaacaaaataaatttaatttaaagagAATGTTtatttgaagttattttaagtCACACAGTTTAACAAACGTAACACAACTTTCTCCCATTTACATTTCAAGTCTTCACCCAAGACCACAAACACTGTCCCATGGACAGTGAGAATTTCCTATGGCGATTCCTTTTGGACAGACCAATGTCCAGGGAGATGAAGACTTGCATTTTAAGCAGACTGATTtataaaatctgtttaaaaaaaataaaaactttgttACCAAATTCTTGTCACAAAGTAAAGGTGTTTAACACTTAGAAGCTTTATCTCAGAACAAAACCCCAGCCAGTCATAACCAAAGAGAACGATACCGCcttcaaaaaaaaccaaccctggAACTTTAAAATGCTccaaatatatacacatttataaCTTAAGTGCTCGTTGGCTACAACCTTTTATTCATGCATGATTTGTGAGAGGAAAAGGTGTTTCTCAGAGCGGCTTTTCTGAAAACGCAGTATAACTCTTCACTCGTGCAAAGAACAACGGGGTGTACATTTTGTCAATGTCGAAAGTAGTAACTGCTGTCTCACCAGTCGAtctgcaaagagcacagtaaaaGTTAAATCAGACAATGGCTGCTGTTTAAATCTCTCAGTTCTGCAGTCGTGATCCACAGTACAGCACGTGCAGCAAACTGCAGTTGGAATGTAAGCATCTTTCACACCACCTCATTCTGAAACCAAACTAATGTTGACTAGACCATACCACGCAGAACACTCTTCCTTGTTATTAAAGTTTGCTTGCATAAAAATcacctttctctttctgcttttatcaCTTGTTCTGAAACTTGACATAGTGCAGGATATCACTGAAGCCACCGTACCTTAAAGTAAAACATCCCCTTTCGTTTCAGTTAGAACCATGAATTCAACATACAGACAAGTTTTTGCTCTCACTTTCTATGTTTacaacagaagaagaaacaaccaaaaaacccacagctaTTTCTGAACATTAGTAAGAGGAAGTACATGTCCTCCTAGCTGTGTTTCATACTCATCTTTATTCCAGCTTCGAAAGGACACCGACAGGCTAACAGCTAAAGCAGAATTTGAACAAGACACTATCGCTCACGTGCACAGACTCTCATAATGGTATCTTCTAAAGCATTTCTACACattcacaaaggaaaagaagttcttaatatttcttttctacacCCTTTTAGTGGCATCATACTGAAGTCACTCAACCCTGACTCAAACCTGCTTTCTTTCCAACACTACATAAATCCTTTAAATAACTAAAATACTGCAGTTCCACTACTCAGTATACATCCCACACCACTAGAGAAAAGTTACTAAAATCTTGGGATTTCTTAAAGTCAAGTTCATTACAGTTTATCAATTCAAGACCAGTTATTCTTCTCAGAACATTTTGTTAAAGCCTCATCAAATTCCAGTCGTGTGTTTCTACAATTAAGCATCCCTCTTTGGTCTTATTCTGCATTTACTTACTTGTAAGTTATGTGACAAGAATGATGTATCCAAACAAGTTTGTTGAAAGTCTGGCGCCCACTGGAGCACAACTGAAGTCCTACATGAAAACTATGTTCTGTCTCTTGCACTGGAACACGACGGAAATACCTATACTTGTGGTAGTCAACTGGTTTCTgtgtaaagaaaaagatttgtGACGGAGACAGAACACAAGGTGAAACTATTTATCATCACGACTAAGTAAGTATGATATCAGACTGTTAAACCCTCAAAAGTAAGTGCTGGTTTTCCTTGAGAATCCATCAATTTAGATGCTGATTATAGAAGTTTTCACAGAAAGGTAAGGACGGAGGACATCACCCAATTATGCAAACTCATTGTAAAGTATGGTAACACTTCTAACtaatttagttttgtttaaagCTATGGAATATAAACATAATCAAAAATTGATTTCAGAAAGTGATTTcttccacccttccttcctgtttGTTATAAGCTACCTAACAGAAACACCAACAGTAATTAAGCCTAAGGGGGAAGAACCACTGCTGAATGTGAACCAAGTATTTATCTGTCTTAATAATGATTATTACAGatctgaagggaaaagaggCAGGATAAACCTCCACACTTAGTTATGTcaattttcaaagcattttaaacatgaagtttatttttcaacccttttttgcatttgtaatgGAAATTTTCAGGTGCCTTAAGACATTCGGATTGAGAAAAACCTTACTAAAAAGCCCTctcacattattttttcctctatctaTTCAGCTACctacctcttcttttttcttcattattacaGCAAATACTTTGGTTTGATTGTCCGTTTCCTGGGAAAGGCGATAATGACCAAGCAAGATTGCATCCATTCTGAAAGGTTAAGAGGAGGATAGTATCAAGGACAAAGATGTTTGCTGTCCAAATGCCTTCAACTTACAACACAAATatcagaaatggaaagaaggatGTATATCATAACCAAGGAAACACATTGTTATTTGCATTCGGTAAATACCGAGCTAATTGATGTTATGAAACgatgaaaacattttggaaagatgcttttacattttcataCAGAGAACAATAAAGATCAGTTAGTCAGTTCTATCTCGGGTACTGTTAAATGCTTTCACATTTCTGGTGAACAGCTCAGGCCTGTTCTGAAGTCCCAAACAACTATccgtattttttttaaaaattcatgcaAACATCAACAAGAAATCGAGCAATAATTCAGCCAAATCCCACCAAAGCTTTGCCTTTCCTCCATACAGTCAAGGAAGTGCAAGAAAgcaagtaataataaaatagtatCTTTAAAAGAACATATGCTGTTAGATCGGTGGTTTCAGTACTCTTCCATCTACTTCCTTTCTAAGTTTAAAATTGACTAACCTGAAAGGAAATCTAACTACAATACCAGGAGTTCAAAATGAAAGACATCTTGGCATCAAGATCAAAACTTTTTGCAGTTCTCAGTCACTCTCATACAACAAGAACATTGTCAcagttttattctcattttgctAAGCACAAATATAGAATCagagacaaaagcaaacagaaattgcCAGGTAAAAAGCAATGGGAAAAGTacaaatcagtattttatttcactaaCCTTGTATTTTTAGTCCGTAAGCGTGGAACGATAGATTGTGGATCTTCAGGTGTTGTAAGCATCATAACTTGACCATCTGGAAAGAACCTCAAAtacctgaaaaaataaaatcacgCAATATAAATGtagatttgttttaaatcacagaGTGTATCACAGAAGAATATAAAACTTTATAGGAAATAGGGTTGAAAGCTTATTTCTTCATACAATATAGCAGAAGAGATCAGAAAAAACATAGCTTTGACGGTTAAAAGATCAAGGTGTGAAGAATGATGCAAAAAGACAAATTCTGCCACTTCTCAACAAAGCAAACAGGTTACCCTGAATCAAACCTGACCTCAGGTAAGTTGCTGTCCCACCATGCTTTAAGACAAATACGATAAAATCTCAATTACAGTGTTAGTACTGAATGGACAATGTCAGATGGTCTTTTTCAGGTTCCAGGATCTGATCAACTTTTACAGTACTCAGATACCACCTCCATGTTTGTAAGACACTATAAATAGCCAAGAGATTCGACAATTTCTATTCACATTTCCAGCCTCAGAAGGTACAGCAGAACAACACAATAAGCCCGGTGAAAAGCAGGATGAGggacaacagaaaaacagccagCGGAACAAATGGCAAGGTATTTACAGCACATTGAGAAAGCCCAGCCTCTTGATTACTTACAATTGGttaaaaatgagttaaaaaaCATTGTAtaattgcttgttttccttttcctaaaaagtattattatttcagaaatttaaagcaaaaaagcttggaaaagaaatctgtgtatGATTGATAGCATTATTATTGTTTAATCCTTATTCACAAGAAACAGTATAACTGAAGATGAAATATGTTTCTAAACTCATCTCTAATTATTGCAGTAAATCCCATTTCTTAAGACCtattctcaaaatatttatatatagcTTTGCACAGAGTAACTTTCCATCCGGGATTTACAGACTGATTAATGTTTGTGATATCAAGGGCTGGATTTCAAGAACTTAAGAGAGAGAAACATTTCACTCACTCATTGTACTACAGTTCTACCTGTAATATTCCACTTGGTGCCACGCTCTATAGAAACCATCAAGAGATTGTTCTCCTTGGCGTATGTACGTTGTCTTGCTGATATATACACCTATAGAAATGAAGGATATAAGTAtatgaacaaaaatgaagtacataaaataagataaaaaacTGATAATCCAAAACTTTTGAGTTTTAGTTACTTAAAGACacagaagtttttattttggtCCCTAGACCCCCCTCCTGTCTTTACAGATAGTCTACAGATTCAAAAGCCCaattcagaatcacagaatggctgaggttggcagagacctctggaggtcaaGTAGCATCacctagagcaggctgcccaggatcacATGCAGGCAGCCTCAATAAATTCTGAGTAAGTCTAACAACACCATAAACACAAAATCCATCTGATTGCCTCTGTCACAGTTACTTGCAATGTTTCCAGAAGTAAATCTCACCATCAAATCGAACACGAGGCCTTTCCAAAAACATTTCCCTCCAGGAAGAATATGGAACAAGTTTAttgcagctcctgccccataCTTTCAAACAGACTTGATGCCAGATTTCAGGATCTCTGGAAAAaagatgaagggaaaaaagtaaaactcCTAACTTAAAACTTTCCTGCAAACCTTATCTTTTAAGTATCAGAGCAACAAACTTCATTATTTGTTTGAATGCAATTTGAAGAAACCTTCCTGATCTCCTGTTGCTCGTACTGTAGCATAACTTGGAATCATTAATTGCCTGAATCCTTGAGCACTTGAAAGCCATTTCCtcctccctgggaagcccaAGAACACAATATGATTTTCAGCCAAGTACACAAAAACACTTGAGCAGCCTGGCATTTCTCTGTGCAGCAAGATGAGGATGACAACGCAAGAAGCACTATTTTGGAGATTCTGCAACTTTTTCAAATAAGGTAGAATAAATAAGACTTCTAGCAACTTTTACAACAGTGAAGGACATAAGTTCTTCTGAATAGAAGGCCTCgtatttacttccatggaaattgcagcagatacaaagagcacaaaaacactatttgatggaggaaattctcagctccaagactttttttttccccatgtagTCATCACTATTGCCATCACTATTGCCAGCAaaaaacaagagcctgcatgccacactaGTAAATAACTtcatggccatccagaatgtggcttgcctttcatgtcactgtcatcAATTCTGAAACACACCACACACTCCCTCACTGtattcacatccactgtttgatctccatgAATGTTCAGCAAGCGCTGAttaatgtcaatgggtgccattttttcctcatggaggaattctatgacacacatttgcttcataggcacttccatgtcacacaccattttgtcagactgcccctctgctgccatctgtcacacagcaacaaaatggaacaggatactggcaggaaggttcacCCTTTACAGCCGTACTACCAACATCTGCGactgatgtcatgggccaacacaATGTtcaaaataagaggcattactttcagagcagcccttgtaagATACTGATTACTGGCATACGCTAAAGTTGGTGAGCACTGTGAGGAACATAACATAGGACTTTCcttgggaagaaaaagcataacATGGCCCTACACATTAGTGGCCtaaatgcaaaaccaaaaaaacccaacaacccaaCTTCCATCTACCTGTACATGCAGTCTACAAAGTCTTgtgcataaaaaaaaacaaaaaatgaagttcttttttatctttcctaGAACAGAGAGAAGCTTCACTCTAGGTAACTTATTTACGATACCTGGCACAAATGTAAAATCCTCGACAAACAAGAGATAATTGCTCTAATGATCTCAGGTCCAAGTCACTCGAAACCACCCATCGGAAAATGTACATTAATACCTCCAGAGGCAATGCTGCAAATAGAACAGAATTTCTTGTTAGACACTGGTGTGTAAATGAATAGTTTATCTATAATTCAGTAACTGGTGTTTTGACTTtccacacaaaaaaacaaccctactTTTCCACATGCCAGCCAGATGCCAAGGAAGCCATCAAGAACACCTTTAATAAGGAAATTATTATTAAGCATTagaaaaaagtaacaaagagaatgaaaaaaataatcaagagtTAAGTGAATTATGGTAAAACAATAGGATAAAACATATCTGCTGTCTAATGCTACAACTCTAAGGTGTCACACCAAAAATTCCACATACACATTGCACAAACACAGCATCCATAAATCCGCGTTTTCTTCCACCTGACATAAAGTGTAACATTACAGTACATACTGTACTTCTGTAGGACAAGCTCAGATTAGGTTCAGTATTGGACAGAAAATCCTAAGAACAACCTATCCACTGTGAAACCTGTATTACACCACTCCATATTTTGTGGTACAGGTCCAGTGATAAAAGTGTTActgctgtgtttaaaaacttttaaaagtttttaagaTAACAACAGAATCATCATCAAAGTTTCAAAAGATCATATTATACTTTTCCTAGAATTAGAAGTTCAGTGAGAATGCCCTGGGAAGTGAAGCTAGAATTCTCTCTCATAACTTGCTGCCTTCTCGAGTTTTCTCTATTTTGGTTGTACATAATCTTGTGTACTAATCTTCTACCATCAGGAATTACACTTCACTTACTTTCAacaagtgctgctttctggTGCCTATGGCTTGACCTGTAATACCACATCCACAAAAGACTCAATGACTTTACTCAGTATAACCGCTTTGAGATCAAAGAAGATAATAGCTGAAGCACAGAGGTACATTAAACAGTAACCAACTGTAAACACCAGGGAAGAGACTGCAgtttaataaaattattcattttatgaATCTGAAATAATGTTTCGCTACAGAGTACTCACAAATTCGCAGTATTGCTCGTACTTGCAATCATTAAATTCACAGTCCACTTACAAACAAAAGTTGTGCAGATGTATATAGTAGTTCAAGGGACAAAACAGTTTCTGGCAATTTATGAGCTCTTCAGTAGATAAAGAACAGGACATACAAAGGCTTAACATTCTGTTAGCAGCACTAACAGGTATACATTTTCCATTCACCAGTCAAAGCCTTTGATTATCTCATATCAGCCACGCTTCCAAGTTTCTAGTGAACTAGGGATTGTTAAGACCCAGTTTCAGATACCGGGCACACCCTGTAGGAAAATACTCCTGGTGAAGAATCGTTAATTCCTAAGCTTTACCCATgtaacaacataaaaaaaaccaacatacaATGGAAAGTCACTCCCCAACAGATGAACTTACACATTCCTTCACCACTTCTGTTATATGGCAGAGGACTAACCCTGTCCTCTAATAAAGTTAAtcagtattttaatattataagtgctaataaaatgcaaaatataacAGAAGGGAATTGGTTCCTTTAAACACACTGCTTCatgttttgattttcctttaaGTGCTGAGATCTGTGACTACTATACTACTGTGATGATCAACAGGGATCCTCTCCAGCCTACTGACTTCTGCAGTAGATATCATTATTTTAACCGTTCTCACTGTACCACAAAACATAGACAAGGGAGATAATGCAACacaggactgccaggaaaggaATTAATAAAACTAGAAAGAGATTAAGACCAATGCTAAAAAATGACATGTCCTGTGATCATTTTATAGTAATGATGTACAATACCTTGACTTTACTCGCAAAAAATAGAACTGCGCTTCCAAGCATACAGTGCCACATTtgtaagaaataagaaatcCCATTTTATATTTTGACTTAAACAGattggtatatatatatattttccttaagCAGAACAGGTTTCCAAGAGCAACTGATAACTGTGGGTGCAAAACGCATCTTTTGGAGGCATCTGATTTTAAGAGAGTTCACAGCTTATAGACACTTTCTACAATTTGTAACTCATAAGGAAGTCTTAGGATGACTATCCTGCAGTTGAAGCACTGAAAATCGTGTATCTTCAAAAGCCTTTCTAACTGTTATGTGGTTTAGCTGAACCTGAAAACATTTGCTGTAAAGAATGTGATACAGAGccagttaaaacaaaacacacaaccATATCCCTTCACAAAATAACTGTCTCCTTCTTACACGTTACAATTAGAATAAATAGGTGcaaactaaaacaaatgaacaaagaaaatccACAAACCAAACAAATTCAGTATGTCAAAGTAGAAAAAACTTACTGAAGTTTGTTTCTCGAAGTTACTACTTACGCAATACTCTCTTAATCCTGAAAAACTGTATTAGAAGCACTACATAGAAAAGCTGTGGGATTAAGACAAATTTGTCATGCGTGGCTTCACATCTAACTACAGAGGTAAGTAAAAAGATACTGTGTTCATGTATCTAAAAGTATCTTCAGAATGAAATAgataactgtttttcaaaaagTTAGTGAAACATCCGTAGAACTTCTTCCTCTGAACATTTACAGTCCATCTTAACTCATACCTGAGATATGGGTCTGGTTGACATCAAGCTCAGGCTGACAAAGTTTGACAGAAGATTCCTGAAAAGTTAACTGTTGCTGGAAATCTGACAGGAGATCAGCCATTTTGCCATCCTCTTCATTGTCCTCAATGCTAGAAAAGGGGAATGCCAACACAGTGATATTGAACAGAATATAACAACAGATGGCCTTACCTTGGCATCAATCTTCTGTCTTCAATATTAAAGCAACCTCATTTTATCATACAATAAAACAGTTACAGCAGTGCTTTCAAGTTCATTTAGATTTTGATGGAACCCATCTGAGAGTGTCCACGGTGCTGCTGGGTTGATAATTGGATCATCTTAGAGATCTTTCtcaaccttaacgattctatgatagtaacagcttcttttttccttttgtttaatttcaatTCCAGACTCTCTTTGGATTTGAGAGTTCACAGCTCCCTCTTCTAAGCCAAGTAACTGAAGGATTGCTTGAGCCCATAAAAAGACAAATCCTATTCCTCAATTTGTCTAACATAACCCATATGcaggaaataaattattatcATCGATGGAATGTAATACTCACTAATACCTCCCACACTGTAAAGTACTGCAGACAACGAAGgattatttacttatttctaCTTCTGCTTTATTCACTGAAGAGTGACCTCTAGTGGTTTTTCccaataaagaaaatatttgggaAAACTACTTTTTACCAACTTAGATTTAAAATAGTTCAGGAGCAAGCTGAAGAAGACCAGGATAGAAAAATTATGCTTACTACTTATCAGTAAACTTGAAGGATTACAAAGATAACATTACTacattcaaatatatatatatctaaatgTAAGTTGTATATCATAGCATAATCCCTCAAAAGGAGGAGGTTTGACTGCACCAAGTAACCACAAACCATACAATTCTCCttaatctcattaaaaaagtaCCTTCCTTTCCCTGTCTTGGGACACAGACTTGCTCAATGATCTTCCAATCCCTTTTAAAATGTCTACACTAAACAAGCTTAATAGAATGAGCTGAGAATATAAAGCCCCACCAGTAACAAGGAGACATacaaatgggttttaaaacGTATAGGGGAAGAAATTATGTTTGGGCCCATTGTAACTAAATCCATAATAAGATACTAAACTGAAACCCTCCTTTATTTTGAAGACTAAGACACAGAGTCCCAGTAGCTACAAGGCATACTGTGAACTGTTTTTTCAGCTCTCAGTACTTATGTACTCAGTAAATTTTCATACTTACCACCGCTTTCCAACTCCATCACCATCTGGGGACCGTGTATAGGCGATCTTAAACTCAATGTCAGGGACAAGCTGCATGGCTAGGCGATAAAACTTGatggctgaaaacaaaaactgtagcATTTAAACAATCTGATGCCTACACCAGCTCACCAAAGCAAAGATTTTATCAGAAATGACTTCAACCAAAAGTGctaaaaaaaagtggaaaactCCTTTGTGTAAGCCTCAGGTGGCTGGGTTCAAAttcagtacagaagagaaacaaatcaaacactgtcaaaacaaaaagcttcatATACTTTTTCAGAACAAAGATCTGACGTGTTTCAGCTTTCTCAAATTTACCTTaactgctaaaaaaaataaatcaattatGGAGTATAGAAAATGTTATAGCAAAATACTACTATTTCATTTGTTGCACAGGCTTTTCCAAGAGGCTAAAAAGATTTTAGGCATTACTGCCTTAAATAACCAAAAGGAATGTGCAAAAAAGTACAAAAGAAGATGCAAGCATATGTTACATATCCATTatgctgcagtgcttcagctCTACATAACACTACAACAGTAAAATAGACAAAAACTGTTGTGCGTTTaaaaaactacaacagatataaacCAAGCATTGCTGTGGTACAACCATGGAAACTAGAGAAGGCACAGGAGCAAGCCACTCAGAACACTGAGAATGAAGAACCTGACTGGGGGAAAGCAGCCAGTTCAAAAAGTAATGCAGCTAACAAAAGCTTATGGCATGCTAGAGGAAAAATGATGGCAGAGCCTTCATCCACACCCAGACAAAGTACGTCTGCCTTTAGCACTCCA
This region includes:
- the FBXO9 gene encoding F-box only protein 9, which encodes MAEAEEDCHSDLVRTDDNERSGEANLQAELQMFRAQWMFELAPGVSSSGLESLPCRTSSRGPGVKSVDTRGKQEIAKEEKAKELFLKAVEEEQNGALYEAIKFYRLAMQLVPDIEFKIAYTRSPDGDGVGKRCIEDNEEDGKMADLLSDFQQQLTFQESSVKLCQPELDVNQTHISALPLEVLMYIFRWVVSSDLDLRSLEQLSLVCRGFYICARDPEIWHQVCLKVWGRSCNKLVPYSSWREMFLERPRVRFDGVYISKTTYIRQGEQSLDGFYRAWHQVEYYRYLRFFPDGQVMMLTTPEDPQSIVPRLRTKNTRMDAILLGHYRLSQETDNQTKVFAVIMKKKEEKPVDYHKYRYFRRVPVQETEHSFHVGLQLCSSGRQTFNKLVWIHHSCHITYKSTGETAVTTFDIDKMYTPLFFARVKSYTAFSEKPL
- the FBXO9 gene encoding F-box only protein 9 isoform X1, translated to MGVLSWAEAEEDCHSDLVRTDDNERSGEANLQAELQMFRAQWMFELAPGVSSSGLESLPCRTSSRGPGVKSVDTRGKQEIAKEEKAKELFLKAVEEEQNGALYEAIKFYRLAMQLVPDIEFKIAYTRSPDGDGVGKRCIEDNEEDGKMADLLSDFQQQLTFQESSVKLCQPELDVNQTHISALPLEVLMYIFRWVVSSDLDLRSLEQLSLVCRGFYICARDPEIWHQVCLKVWGRSCNKLVPYSSWREMFLERPRVRFDGVYISKTTYIRQGEQSLDGFYRAWHQVEYYRYLRFFPDGQVMMLTTPEDPQSIVPRLRTKNTRMDAILLGHYRLSQETDNQTKVFAVIMKKKEEKPVDYHKYRYFRRVPVQETEHSFHVGLQLCSSGRQTFNKLVWIHHSCHITYKSTGETAVTTFDIDKMYTPLFFARVKSYTAFSEKPL